The Staphylococcus carnosus genome has a segment encoding these proteins:
- a CDS encoding class I SAM-dependent methyltransferase, protein MAEEKTIMERLFQELDSKTKALNEENGQSFIENLGLAMEDIYQNNRELLEQATLADRRKAFQFAYLSLMQQQEIQANHQITPDSIGLILGYLVERFTEGKKELNIVDLTSGSGHLSATVHEVLKDQTLMHHLVEVDPVLSRVSVHLANFLEIPFDVYPQDAIMPLPFEEADVVIGDLPVGYYPVDDRSHEMKLGFEEGHSYAHYLLIEQAVEALRGSGYAFLVVPSNIFEGENVKQLEKFIATDTEMQAFLNLPKTLFKSENSRKSILILQKKERDVTLSVEVLLANIPDFKDPQQFQKFMGELNEWLQQNHHKN, encoded by the coding sequence ATGGCTGAAGAAAAAACTATAATGGAACGATTGTTCCAAGAATTAGATAGCAAAACAAAAGCATTGAACGAGGAAAACGGACAAAGTTTTATTGAAAATCTTGGATTGGCAATGGAAGATATTTACCAAAATAATCGTGAATTATTAGAACAAGCAACGTTAGCTGATCGACGTAAAGCTTTTCAATTTGCATACCTTAGTCTAATGCAGCAACAAGAAATTCAAGCCAACCATCAAATTACACCGGATTCAATTGGTTTGATTTTGGGCTATTTGGTTGAAAGATTTACTGAAGGCAAAAAAGAATTAAATATTGTTGATTTGACAAGTGGAAGCGGTCATTTAAGTGCAACTGTTCATGAGGTATTAAAAGATCAAACATTAATGCATCATTTAGTTGAGGTAGATCCTGTATTATCACGTGTCAGTGTACATCTTGCGAATTTCTTAGAAATACCTTTTGATGTTTATCCTCAAGATGCAATTATGCCATTACCTTTCGAAGAAGCAGATGTAGTAATCGGGGATCTTCCAGTGGGCTATTATCCAGTTGATGATCGAAGTCATGAAATGAAACTTGGTTTTGAAGAAGGACATAGTTATGCACATTATCTATTAATTGAACAAGCTGTAGAAGCATTGAGAGGAAGCGGGTATGCTTTCTTGGTAGTGCCTAGCAATATTTTTGAAGGAGAGAATGTAAAACAGCTTGAAAAATTCATTGCAACAGATACAGAAATGCAGGCATTTTTGAACCTTCCCAAAACATTATTCAAAAGTGAAAATTCACGTAAATCTATATTGATATTACAGAAAAAGGAACGTGACGTAACGCTCTCTGTTGAGGTATTGCTTGCTAATATTCCTGATTTTAAAGATCCTCAGCAATTCCAAAAATTCATGGGTGAATTGAACGAGTGGCTGCAACAAAATCATCACAAAAATTAA
- the tpx gene encoding thiol peroxidase has product MVQITFGGDPVTLSGNPVEEGQTAPDFTVVNNDLEEVTLKDYDGKKKLISAVPSIDTGVCDKQTRKFNEEASSEEGGVVLTISEDLPFAQKRWCAASGLDNVILLSDYQKHSFGKNFGVLMEGLELLARSVFVLDKDNKVVYSEIVSEGTDFPDFESALKAYKELD; this is encoded by the coding sequence ATGGTACAAATTACATTCGGCGGAGATCCCGTAACATTATCAGGCAATCCAGTGGAAGAAGGTCAAACAGCACCAGATTTCACAGTTGTAAACAACGATTTAGAAGAAGTGACACTAAAAGATTATGATGGCAAGAAAAAATTAATCAGTGCAGTACCTTCAATTGATACTGGTGTATGTGACAAACAAACACGTAAATTCAATGAAGAAGCTTCTTCAGAAGAAGGCGGCGTTGTGTTAACAATCTCTGAAGACTTGCCTTTCGCACAAAAAAGATGGTGTGCAGCAAGCGGATTAGATAACGTTATTTTATTAAGTGATTACCAAAAACATTCATTTGGTAAAAACTTTGGTGTGCTAATGGAAGGCTTAGAATTATTAGCACGTTCTGTATTCGTATTAGATAAAGACAACAAAGTTGTTTATTCTGAAATTGTAAGTGAAGGAACTGATTTCCCAGACTTTGAATCAGCTTTAAAAGCTTATAAAGAATTGGACTAA
- the ezrA gene encoding septation ring formation regulator EzrA → MALYIILAVIIIALVVVGIMFYLRSSKRQVVEQTEERKIEVEKLTLDDRLSELDELNLKGETQQEHDRLKRESLNNINENLSPVEEKIHNAEENFDKFKFSAAQSELDDANTLMDRYESQHSKLSEEVDNILSLHKDSDRLYEESKNNYREMKRDVLANRHQFGEAADPLEKEIESFEPELIKYTELKEDGNYRQAHEHIATLNEDMNYLKKDMEEIPELIREAQKELPGQFQDLKYGCRDLKVEGYDLDHVKIDSTLQTLKTELSFVEPMISRLELEEANNKLIGINDQLDEMYDLIEHEVKAKNKVDETKEVITSDLFKAKDMNYTLQTEIEYVRENYYINETDIQNVRQFENEIQNLIAVYDDILREMAKSAVRYSEVQDNLAYIEDHVQVINEKQEKLQNHLIQLREDEAEAEDNILRVQSKKEEVYRRLLASNLTSVPERFIIMKNEIDHEVREINSQFSERPINVKHLKDKVTKVVLHMNNFENEATDVLVNAVLAEKLIQYGNRYRKDDSSIDKSLNEAERLFKNNRYKRAIEIAEQALDSVDPGISQRIEDEVISQNQ, encoded by the coding sequence ATGGCACTGTATATCATTTTAGCAGTTATCATTATAGCATTGGTAGTTGTCGGTATCATGTTCTATCTCCGTTCTTCAAAACGTCAAGTGGTTGAGCAAACGGAAGAGCGCAAGATAGAGGTTGAAAAACTAACTTTAGATGATCGTTTAAGTGAATTAGACGAGTTAAATCTAAAAGGGGAAACACAACAAGAACACGACCGCTTAAAGCGCGAATCATTAAATAATATTAATGAGAATTTAAGCCCGGTTGAAGAGAAAATTCATAATGCTGAGGAAAACTTTGATAAGTTCAAATTCTCAGCAGCCCAATCCGAACTTGACGATGCAAATACTTTAATGGATCGCTACGAGTCGCAACATAGTAAACTTTCAGAAGAAGTTGACAATATTCTTTCTTTACATAAAGACAGCGATCGACTTTATGAAGAAAGTAAGAATAATTATCGTGAGATGAAACGAGATGTACTCGCGAATCGTCATCAATTTGGAGAAGCAGCAGATCCATTAGAAAAAGAAATTGAATCCTTTGAGCCTGAATTGATTAAATATACAGAGCTTAAAGAGGATGGGAATTATCGTCAAGCTCATGAACACATCGCTACTTTAAATGAAGACATGAACTATTTGAAAAAGGATATGGAAGAAATACCAGAATTAATTCGTGAAGCACAAAAAGAATTACCTGGTCAATTCCAAGATTTAAAATATGGTTGTCGTGATTTGAAAGTAGAAGGTTATGATTTAGACCATGTGAAAATTGACAGCACACTTCAAACACTCAAAACAGAATTGAGTTTTGTAGAACCAATGATTAGTCGTTTAGAACTTGAAGAAGCAAATAATAAATTGATCGGAATCAATGATCAATTAGATGAAATGTATGACCTTATTGAACATGAAGTAAAAGCTAAGAATAAAGTAGATGAAACAAAAGAAGTCATCACGAGTGATTTATTCAAAGCAAAAGATATGAACTACACACTTCAAACTGAAATTGAATATGTACGTGAAAACTACTATATCAATGAAACAGATATTCAAAATGTACGTCAATTCGAAAATGAAATTCAAAATCTGATTGCCGTATATGATGATATTTTAAGAGAGATGGCTAAATCAGCTGTTCGATATAGTGAAGTTCAAGATAATTTGGCCTACATCGAAGATCATGTTCAAGTGATTAATGAAAAACAAGAAAAACTTCAAAATCACTTGATTCAATTGCGTGAAGATGAAGCTGAAGCAGAAGATAATATTTTACGTGTACAATCTAAAAAAGAAGAAGTATACCGACGTTTACTTGCTTCGAATTTAACGAGTGTTCCAGAACGATTCATTATTATGAAAAATGAAATTGATCATGAAGTTCGTGAAATCAATAGTCAATTCAGTGAACGTCCAATCAACGTAAAACACTTGAAAGATAAAGTGACAAAAGTTGTGCTGCATATGAATAATTTTGAAAATGAAGCAACAGACGTACTTGTAAATGCAGTACTTGCTGAAAAATTGATTCAATACGGCAACCGTTATCGTAAAGATGACAGCAGTATAGATAAGAGCTTGAATGAAGCGGAACGTTTATTTAAAAACAACCGTTACAAACGTGCAATCGAAATTGCAGAACAAGCATTAGATTCAGTGGATCCTGGTATTTCACAACGTATTGAAGACGAAGTTATCTCACAAAACCAATAG
- the thiI gene encoding tRNA uracil 4-sulfurtransferase ThiI, with translation MMYDHILVRYGELTLKGANRKMFVNKLRSNVKQALMPLQGYNVKANRDRMYIEVTPEADIEEMMRRISKVFGVKSISPVMKIEKDLEVAKAQASDFAKTYAEGDSFKIDVKRSDKQFPYDTYQLQRILGGAVLENNPQVHVNVRQPDHIIKTEVRLDAIYIYDRVIDGAGGLPVGTGGKTLLMLSGGIDSPVAGMEIMRRGVTIEAIHFHSPPFTSEKAKEKVIELTRILAEHVGPIKLHIVPFTEVQKQINKVVYDRYTMTSTRRMMMRIADKVVHNIGADAIVNGENLGQVASQTLKSMYAINHVTTTPVLRPLLTLDKEDIVIKAKEYGTYETSIQPFEDCCTIFTPKNPVTEPDFKKVEKYEGVFDFSEMIERAVNNVETIEITKDYQSQKDKDTETLMQDLF, from the coding sequence ATGATGTATGATCATATATTAGTCAGATATGGCGAATTGACGTTAAAAGGCGCGAATCGTAAGATGTTTGTTAACAAATTACGTTCGAATGTGAAACAAGCGTTAATGCCGCTTCAAGGCTACAATGTAAAAGCAAACAGAGACAGAATGTATATAGAAGTGACACCAGAAGCTGATATTGAAGAAATGATGCGTCGCATCAGCAAAGTGTTTGGTGTTAAATCTATCAGTCCAGTGATGAAAATCGAAAAAGATTTAGAAGTAGCAAAAGCACAAGCAAGTGACTTTGCGAAAACATATGCAGAAGGCGACTCTTTTAAAATTGATGTAAAACGTTCAGATAAACAATTTCCTTATGACACATATCAATTACAACGTATTTTAGGCGGTGCAGTTTTAGAAAACAACCCGCAAGTTCATGTAAACGTTCGTCAACCAGATCACATTATTAAAACAGAAGTCCGTTTAGATGCAATTTATATCTATGATCGTGTGATTGATGGTGCAGGCGGATTGCCAGTTGGAACAGGCGGTAAAACATTACTTATGCTTTCAGGCGGTATTGATTCTCCTGTAGCTGGAATGGAAATAATGCGTCGCGGTGTTACAATTGAAGCAATTCATTTCCACAGTCCGCCATTTACAAGTGAAAAAGCTAAAGAAAAAGTGATTGAACTGACTCGTATTTTAGCTGAACATGTAGGACCGATTAAACTGCATATTGTACCTTTTACCGAAGTACAAAAACAAATCAACAAGGTGGTTTATGATCGTTATACAATGACATCAACGCGTCGAATGATGATGCGTATTGCAGATAAAGTGGTGCATAATATCGGGGCAGATGCAATCGTAAACGGTGAAAATTTGGGGCAAGTTGCGAGTCAAACACTGAAAAGTATGTATGCGATTAATCATGTGACAACAACACCAGTTTTAAGACCTTTACTTACTTTAGATAAAGAAGATATTGTCATTAAAGCGAAAGAGTATGGAACTTACGAAACATCTATTCAACCATTTGAAGATTGTTGTACTATTTTCACACCGAAAAATCCAGTTACGGAACCGGATTTTAAAAAAGTTGAAAAATATGAAGGGGTTTTCGACTTCAGTGAAATGATTGAACGTGCAGTTAATAACGTTGAAACAATTGAAATCACTAAAGATTATCAAAGTCAAAAAGATAAAGATACTGAAACGTTAATGCAAGATTTATTTTAA
- the rpsD gene encoding 30S ribosomal protein S4 — MARFRGSNWKKSRRLGISLSGTGKELEKRPYAPGQHGPNQRKKLSEYAIQLREKQKLRYLYGITERQFHNTFIEAGKQSGVHGENFMRLLARRLDAVVYALGLARTRRQARQLVGHGHIEVDGKRVNIPSYTLKPGQVVSVREKSQKLDIIQESVEINNFVPEYLDFDEEKLSGTFVRVPERSELPAEINEQLIVEYYSGK; from the coding sequence ATGGCTCGATTCAGAGGTTCAAACTGGAAAAAATCTCGTCGTTTAGGTATTTCTTTAAGCGGTACTGGTAAAGAATTAGAAAAACGCCCTTACGCACCAGGACAACATGGTCCTAACCAAAGAAAAAAATTATCAGAATATGCAATTCAATTGCGTGAAAAACAAAAATTACGTTACTTGTATGGAATTACTGAAAGACAATTCCACAATACATTTATCGAAGCCGGTAAACAATCTGGTGTGCATGGTGAAAACTTCATGCGCTTATTAGCTAGACGTTTAGACGCTGTCGTATATGCTTTAGGTTTAGCACGTACTCGTCGTCAAGCTCGTCAATTAGTAGGTCATGGGCACATTGAAGTAGATGGTAAACGTGTAAACATTCCATCTTATACTTTAAAACCAGGTCAAGTTGTCTCAGTTAGAGAAAAATCTCAAAAACTAGACATCATTCAAGAATCAGTTGAAATTAACAACTTTGTTCCTGAATACTTAGACTTTGACGAAGAAAAATTATCTGGTACTTTCGTACGCGTTCCTGAACGTAGCGAATTACCTGCTGAAATCAACGAACAACTTATCGTTGAGTACTACTCAGGTAAATAA
- a CDS encoding GAF domain-containing protein, with amino-acid sequence MTQTTTNYKSIQQQLEGLNADEKYMITLLSNTSALLNENLSNINWLGFYLIEDGQLILGPFQGRPACTPIQIGKGVCGTSVEKDITQRVDDVHAFPGHIACDARSQSEIVIPMHRNGEVIGLLDIDAPIKERFTVDDQVGLESIMKILEKQIAQTVK; translated from the coding sequence GTGACTCAAACTACAACTAATTATAAATCTATTCAGCAGCAGCTTGAAGGTTTAAATGCTGATGAAAAATATATGATTACATTATTAAGCAATACTTCTGCTTTATTAAATGAAAATTTGTCTAATATTAACTGGTTAGGTTTTTATTTAATCGAAGACGGGCAATTGATTTTAGGTCCATTCCAAGGACGCCCTGCTTGTACACCTATTCAAATTGGTAAAGGTGTATGCGGCACTTCTGTTGAAAAAGATATCACACAACGTGTGGATGATGTACATGCATTCCCTGGTCATATTGCTTGTGATGCGCGTAGCCAATCTGAAATTGTGATACCCATGCATCGCAATGGAGAAGTTATCGGATTATTAGATATTGATGCGCCAATCAAAGAACGTTTTACAGTAGATGATCAAGTTGGTTTAGAATCCATCATGAAAATATTAGAAAAACAAATTGCTCAAACGGTGAAATAA
- a CDS encoding TSUP family transporter, giving the protein MEWDLTLIIVIVLFGFLAAFIDSVVGGGGLISTPALLAVGLPPAVALGTNKLASSFGSLTSALKFIRSGKVDLKIVGKLFPFIFIAAAGGASLASFLPASVLKPLVIIILTVVMIYTLMRKDWGSIRTYQKLSPGKAVIFTIILLCIGFYDGFLGGGTGSFFLFTLLIVGFDFLSAAGNAKVLNFASNVGALVLFMILGKVDYGIGLLMAVSMIIGSYAGAQFALRQGVGYVKALFVIVTSALILKNIYDYVQQWLS; this is encoded by the coding sequence ATGGAATGGGACTTAACATTAATTATTGTTATCGTTTTATTTGGTTTCTTAGCTGCTTTTATTGATTCGGTAGTTGGAGGCGGCGGATTAATTTCTACACCTGCTTTATTAGCCGTCGGTCTGCCACCTGCTGTAGCACTAGGAACTAATAAATTAGCAAGTTCATTCGGTTCACTGACTAGCGCATTGAAGTTTATTCGCTCCGGTAAGGTCGATTTGAAAATTGTCGGGAAGTTATTTCCATTTATTTTCATTGCTGCAGCGGGCGGTGCCAGTTTGGCATCATTTTTACCTGCGTCAGTTTTAAAACCGCTTGTGATTATAATCTTAACTGTGGTGATGATTTATACTTTGATGCGTAAAGACTGGGGTAGTATCAGAACGTATCAAAAACTATCACCAGGCAAAGCCGTTATATTTACCATTATATTGTTATGTATTGGATTTTATGATGGATTTTTAGGCGGCGGCACAGGTTCATTTTTCCTATTTACATTATTAATTGTCGGCTTTGACTTTTTGAGTGCAGCAGGGAATGCGAAAGTTTTAAATTTTGCATCTAATGTAGGGGCATTAGTACTGTTTATGATTTTAGGGAAAGTGGATTATGGCATTGGATTATTGATGGCAGTGAGCATGATAATCGGTTCATATGCAGGTGCGCAATTTGCTTTGCGACAAGGTGTAGGCTATGTTAAAGCATTGTTTGTAATTGTTACAAGTGCTTTGATTTTAAAAAATATATATGATTATGTACAGCAATGGCTGTCATAG
- a CDS encoding glycerophosphodiester phosphodiesterase: MHKIKPDDELKIIAHRGFNIDYPENTLLAYKAALNTNINMLEIDVHLTKDQELVVIHDDRIDRTSNGSGYIKNYTLDELKSYDFGLWKDSTFEGTRIMTFGEVVKLIQPYDITLLIEIKKPSQYPNIEEILLRELKEYRLNPERAILQSFDEKSIQKIAEITREYELGLLLSKKKYLMRMPNFNKIAKFCEYVNPNYQLVNRKFVERAHAHRLKVMPYTVNNVEEIQKLIDLGVDGIITDGPNYYFELD, translated from the coding sequence ATGCATAAAATCAAACCAGACGATGAACTTAAAATAATCGCACATCGCGGTTTTAATATTGATTATCCTGAAAATACACTGCTTGCTTACAAAGCAGCATTAAATACGAATATAAATATGTTGGAAATAGATGTTCATTTGACCAAAGATCAAGAATTAGTAGTGATTCATGATGATAGAATTGACCGAACATCTAACGGTTCTGGTTATATTAAAAATTATACATTAGATGAATTGAAAAGCTATGATTTCGGGTTATGGAAGGATAGCACTTTTGAGGGAACTAGAATCATGACATTTGGAGAGGTTGTTAAACTTATACAACCATATGATATAACTTTATTGATAGAAATTAAAAAGCCGAGTCAATATCCTAATATTGAAGAAATATTGTTGCGTGAACTTAAAGAATATCGCTTGAATCCTGAACGTGCTATCTTACAATCATTTGATGAAAAGAGTATCCAGAAAATTGCCGAAATCACGCGGGAATATGAATTAGGGTTACTTTTAAGTAAGAAGAAATATTTAATGAGAATGCCTAACTTCAATAAAATAGCTAAATTCTGTGAATATGTAAATCCGAACTATCAATTAGTGAACCGTAAATTTGTTGAAAGGGCACATGCACATCGTTTAAAAGTAATGCCTTATACAGTCAATAATGTTGAAGAAATACAAAAATTAATAGATCTTGGTGTAGACGGTATTATAACTGATGGGCCTAATTATTATTTTGAATTAGATTGA
- a CDS encoding acetate kinase gives MSNLVLAINAGSSSLKFQLIEIPEEKLVSKGLIERIGLKGSKITVEYDGRKFTDEKEINDHVQAVNIMLDNLIDLGIIRDINDIDGTGHRVVHGGELFPESALVTNNVEKQIESLTELAPLHNPANLMGIRAFRKLLPGIPHVAVFDTSFHQTMPEQAYLYSLPFHYYKDYGIRKYGFHGTSHKYVSQRAAEILGKPIEELRIISCHIGNGASIAAIDGGESVDTSMGFTPLAGVTMGTRSGDIDPALIPYIMEKTGKSAEAVLDILNKESGLLGISGTSSDLRDLEQDAEEGKTRAQLALDVFASRIHKYIGSYAAKMHGVDVVIFTAGVGENSDEVRARVLEGLEFMGVYWDPKKNSQLHGTEGFINYPHSPVKVIVIPTNEEVMIARDAVKFGSL, from the coding sequence ATGTCAAATTTAGTTTTAGCGATTAACGCAGGCAGCTCATCATTGAAATTTCAACTTATCGAAATACCTGAAGAGAAATTAGTCAGTAAAGGATTAATTGAAAGAATCGGACTCAAAGGTTCAAAGATAACTGTTGAATATGATGGTCGTAAATTTACGGATGAAAAAGAAATCAATGACCATGTGCAAGCTGTAAACATTATGTTAGATAATTTAATCGATTTAGGTATTATTCGTGATATCAATGACATCGATGGAACAGGACACCGTGTTGTACACGGCGGTGAACTTTTCCCTGAATCAGCTTTAGTTACAAATAATGTTGAAAAACAAATTGAATCACTTACTGAACTTGCGCCGTTGCATAATCCGGCAAACTTAATGGGTATACGCGCGTTCCGTAAGTTATTGCCAGGTATTCCTCATGTAGCAGTATTTGATACATCATTCCACCAAACAATGCCAGAGCAAGCATATTTATATAGTTTACCGTTCCATTATTATAAAGATTACGGTATTCGTAAGTACGGCTTCCATGGTACAAGCCATAAATATGTATCTCAGCGTGCTGCTGAAATTTTAGGAAAACCAATTGAAGAATTACGTATTATTTCTTGTCATATCGGAAATGGTGCTTCTATCGCTGCAATCGACGGCGGCGAATCAGTTGATACTTCAATGGGCTTTACACCATTAGCAGGGGTTACAATGGGTACACGTTCAGGTGACATTGACCCGGCATTAATTCCTTATATTATGGAAAAAACAGGTAAGAGCGCAGAAGCTGTATTAGATATCTTGAATAAAGAATCAGGTTTACTTGGTATTTCAGGTACTTCAAGTGACTTGAGAGATTTGGAGCAAGATGCTGAAGAGGGTAAAACTCGCGCTCAACTTGCATTAGATGTTTTTGCATCTAGAATCCATAAATATATCGGTTCTTATGCAGCTAAAATGCATGGTGTAGATGTTGTTATTTTCACAGCTGGAGTAGGAGAGAACTCTGATGAAGTACGTGCGCGTGTATTAGAAGGACTAGAATTCATGGGTGTGTATTGGGATCCTAAGAAAAATTCTCAATTGCATGGTACTGAAGGATTTATCAATTATCCTCACTCACCAGTTAAAGTTATTGTTATTCCAACAAATGAAGAAGTTATGATTGCAAGAGATGCAGTTAAATTCGGCAGCTTGTAA
- a CDS encoding cysteine desulfurase family protein: MIYLDNAATTKPAQDVLNTYVKVNQDLYFNPNSPHKAGLQAEQLLQQAKVQINQILGLEDRFDIIFTSGATESNNMVLKGAAYNRKPYADEIIVSVIEHPSVLEVMRQLEEEGFNLKYVNVTKEGKIDLEHLKTLMTNRVGLVTCMQVNNITGQEQPITEIAELLEDYPKAHFHVDAVQAIGKVPLTFNRVDSMSFSGHKFNGLKGQGLLLVRNIHNLEPVIHGGGQEYGLRSGTVNLPIDIAIVKALKHAVQEREALNSRLRNYNEDLRQFMQNYKGVKINSPQNSAPHILNVGFDGVKGEVLVNAFSKQDVMLSTTSACSSKRGHLNEVLLSMGISESRIEGSIRISMGDLTSADDIKGFKIAFEKVYEEMKELLKP; the protein is encoded by the coding sequence GTGATTTATCTAGATAATGCAGCGACAACAAAACCTGCACAAGATGTATTAAATACGTATGTTAAAGTGAACCAAGATTTATACTTTAATCCAAACAGCCCGCATAAAGCAGGGTTGCAGGCAGAGCAATTATTGCAGCAAGCTAAAGTACAAATTAATCAGATATTAGGACTTGAAGATCGCTTTGATATCATATTTACAAGCGGTGCAACTGAGTCTAATAACATGGTATTAAAAGGAGCAGCTTATAATAGAAAGCCTTATGCTGATGAAATTATCGTTTCAGTTATAGAACATCCTTCTGTATTAGAAGTAATGCGTCAATTAGAAGAAGAAGGATTTAATTTGAAATATGTCAATGTTACTAAAGAAGGTAAGATTGATTTAGAACATCTAAAAACATTAATGACTAATCGTGTCGGCTTAGTCACATGTATGCAAGTGAATAATATTACAGGCCAAGAACAACCAATTACTGAAATTGCAGAACTATTAGAAGATTATCCTAAAGCACATTTTCATGTTGATGCAGTACAAGCAATCGGTAAAGTGCCACTAACCTTTAATCGTGTAGATAGTATGAGTTTCAGTGGACATAAATTTAATGGACTAAAAGGGCAAGGGTTACTACTAGTACGCAATATTCATAATCTTGAACCTGTTATCCACGGTGGCGGACAAGAATACGGTTTAAGAAGCGGTACAGTAAATCTTCCTATAGACATTGCGATTGTTAAAGCGTTAAAACACGCTGTACAAGAACGTGAAGCATTAAATAGTCGTTTACGTAATTATAATGAGGACTTACGTCAATTCATGCAAAACTATAAAGGTGTGAAAATAAATTCACCTCAAAACAGTGCCCCTCATATTTTAAATGTAGGTTTTGATGGCGTAAAAGGCGAAGTATTAGTAAATGCATTTTCTAAACAAGATGTTATGCTCTCTACAACAAGTGCATGCTCTTCTAAACGCGGTCATCTTAATGAAGTCCTTTTATCTATGGGGATTTCAGAATCACGTATTGAAGGAAGTATTCGTATTTCTATGGGAGATTTAACGTCTGCTGATGATATTAAAGGATTTAAAATTGCATTTGAAAAAGTATATGAAGAAATGAAGGAGTTGCTAAAACCATGA
- a CDS encoding universal stress protein → MLTYKHILIAVDGSQEAEWAFNKAVEVAKRNDAKLIITNVIDSRTYTSYEVYDVQFTEKSKQFSEELLKGYKDFAHKEGVKDVETLLEFGSPKAIIPKKIAKEVDADLVICGTSGLNAVERFIVGSVSEAIVRHSPCDVLVVRTEEIPEDFQPQVATEELRKQYQAK, encoded by the coding sequence ATGTTAACTTACAAACATATTTTAATCGCCGTTGATGGATCACAAGAAGCAGAATGGGCATTCAATAAAGCGGTGGAAGTTGCAAAGCGTAATGATGCTAAACTCATTATTACAAATGTTATTGATTCAAGAACTTATACTTCTTATGAGGTGTACGATGTTCAATTCACTGAGAAATCAAAACAATTCTCAGAAGAATTATTAAAAGGCTATAAAGATTTTGCGCATAAAGAAGGCGTAAAAGATGTAGAAACATTATTAGAGTTTGGTTCTCCTAAAGCAATTATCCCTAAAAAAATTGCTAAAGAAGTAGATGCAGACTTAGTAATTTGTGGTACATCTGGTTTAAATGCTGTTGAAAGATTTATTGTGGGCTCAGTATCTGAAGCAATTGTACGCCACTCTCCTTGTGATGTGTTGGTTGTTCGTACAGAAGAAATTCCTGAAGATTTCCAACCACAAGTTGCTACTGAAGAATTACGCAAACAATATCAAGCAAAATAA
- a CDS encoding SACOL1771 family peroxiredoxin codes for MPEHDFIINTQWSGGRDEVGRAQGNVINEEISIPGSLGGQGVGTNPDEMLVAAASSCYIISLAAALERARFTSVSINQQSIGTASLNNGKFKMERITHKPQITVNRTEKEQLEKRLNSLLKIADNNCMISNSIRGNVEIKIEPTIL; via the coding sequence ATGCCAGAACATGATTTTATTATAAATACGCAATGGAGTGGTGGCCGTGATGAAGTGGGACGTGCTCAAGGTAATGTGATTAACGAAGAAATTTCTATCCCAGGCTCATTAGGAGGCCAAGGTGTAGGCACTAACCCAGATGAAATGCTTGTAGCTGCAGCTTCTTCTTGCTATATAATTTCACTTGCTGCAGCTTTAGAACGTGCTCGTTTTACTTCTGTATCTATTAATCAACAATCTATAGGAACTGCTTCACTTAATAACGGTAAATTTAAAATGGAACGTATTACACATAAACCGCAAATCACTGTAAATAGAACTGAAAAAGAACAACTTGAAAAACGCCTCAATTCATTATTAAAAATCGCAGATAACAACTGTATGATTTCAAATTCTATACGAGGTAATGTAGAAATTAAAATAGAACCAACTATTTTATAA